AGACAACAAGAGTTCTTCGCTTAGTCTCAAACATTGGCCCAACATGCACCCCTACGTCCATAAAAACAATAAAATGCCATGAAATAGCGAAAACTATTCCTGATCTACATCTTTCAAAAGAAGCTTTTTTTCGCGCTAGAAACTGATTGAGCGCAGGATATCGAAAGGGGAGTGCCAGCAATGTGGGAAACATCTGCCTGTCGGATCACAAGCATGTCCCTTCTGCGGGTTTTCGCAGTTTAAGCCTTGTAGCAATTGCAATAATCTTATGCATGTTCATGGGAAGTATTGCCGGGGGTGCGGGAAACCGTCAACAGACTGAGCCCCATCATCAAAGCTGCATCTCACTGCATAGAATGGCAAAAATGCTGAACCACGGGGTGCTGCGGAGTAAGCCCATGACTCGAAACGATACTGCCTTCGGAGCCTTAGGCGGCGAGCAGTTCTTTCAAAGCTTCCGGATTCTTGATAGCAATGGCAATAAGGGACTTCGCCGCGCCAGACGGAGTACGACGGCCTTGCTCCCACTCTTGGAGAGTTCGGAGAGAAACTCCGAGCATATGAGCGAACTCGCTTTGAGAAAGACCAATCTTGAGACGGGCTGACGCCAGGGGAGAAACATCTATAGTGGAAACTCGCCCGACCCTGCCGGCTTTTATGTCCCGCACAGCTTGGAGCAGTTCCTCGCCAATGTTACGTTTCGCATCGCGTTCGAGCAGTTTTTTTTCATCGAGTGGCATGTTCCATCTCCTCTTTGAGGGTTTTGAGAATGTGACCGGGAATACTGTCGATAGCGCTCTTGGCATAAATCAGAAGCAACCAGATTTCTCCGGATTCAGTCCGGGCAAAATAGAGGACTCTGACACCGCCGCTCTTGCCGGTCCCCCGACGGCTCCAGCGCACCTTACGAACCCCACCGGAGCTGCGCACCATATCGCCCGTATCTGGATTGGCGGCAAGAAATGCTTGAAAAACCCCGTACTCGTCGTCGCTCAGGTAATCATGAACCTGCTTCGTAAACAGTGGCGATTCGACAAAAGTAATCATGCACCGATTATACGGCAGTGACGTATAAAGTCAACCGACAAATTTGGAAAAACTAGAGAAATTTTCAACCAAGCGCAGCAGCGGTGAACCCGCTGTGCTCTCAGCCCGGTACAAGCAAGAGCTCGGCAGAGGGGGGAAAACCGCAAGGATTTTTCAGTTGATCTGTGGTAAGGTTTGAAGGATTTTATGGTTATATCCGACCTCGGCATAATTGAATTCACGAAGGCTTACGCCATCCAGGAGCGGCTGTCGGCGGAGGTAGCCGCGGGAACGGCGGATGAGACACTCCTGCTTCTGGAACATCCGCCGGTCTACGTCACAGGCAGCGGCGGCCGGACGGAGAACATACTCGATCCGGACATCCGGGTAATCCGTACAAACCGCGGCGGTGACGTGACATGGCACGGGCCGGGTCAACTGGTGGGGTATCCGATCATCGATCTGGCCAGGCGTGGCAGAGACCTGCACCGCTACCTCCGATTTCTGGAAGAACTGTTAATCGCGCTGGCTGCCGACTTCGGGGTGACCGCCTCGCGGGTGGCGGGACTGACGGGGGTCTGGACGGACGAGGGAAAGCTTGCCTCCATAGGGGTCGGCGTCAGGCGCTGGGTGACCATGCACGGCTTCTCCTTCAACGTGGCGCCCGACCTGTCGCCATTTTACAAGATCAACCCCTGCGGCATCCGATCGTGTTCCGTTGCATCCCTGGCCGGGATCAGCGGGTCGCCGCCGTCAATTGTGGAGGTCAAGGAGCGGCTGGCGGAGCGGTTTGAGCCGCTGCTGGCGGACCGGCTCCCCTTTGTGGAAAAGCAGACCCCGGCAATAAGCATATCTGTCTGCAATTGAATGCAAATAATAAGGAATAAGGAGGCTGACGTGGCAAAAGAGAAATGCAGGTTACCGGTGGAAAAGCTTCGTTGGGTGTGTGACCCATCCAGTTTCGACTTTCGCACAACGGCTGAACTTCCCGACCTTGTGGGGAGCATTGGCCAGGAGCGGGCGCTGAAATCGATCGACTTCGGTCTCGGAATGACCGAGGACGGCTTCA
This Desulfobaccales bacterium DNA region includes the following protein-coding sequences:
- the lipB gene encoding lipoyl(octanoyl) transferase LipB, producing the protein MVISDLGIIEFTKAYAIQERLSAEVAAGTADETLLLLEHPPVYVTGSGGRTENILDPDIRVIRTNRGGDVTWHGPGQLVGYPIIDLARRGRDLHRYLRFLEELLIALAADFGVTASRVAGLTGVWTDEGKLASIGVGVRRWVTMHGFSFNVAPDLSPFYKINPCGIRSCSVASLAGISGSPPSIVEVKERLAERFEPLLADRLPFVEKQTPAISISVCN
- a CDS encoding helix-turn-helix domain-containing protein, which produces MPLDEKKLLERDAKRNIGEELLQAVRDIKAGRVGRVSTIDVSPLASARLKIGLSQSEFAHMLGVSLRTLQEWEQGRRTPSGAAKSLIAIAIKNPEALKELLAA